In Calliopsis andreniformis isolate RMS-2024a chromosome 8, iyCalAndr_principal, whole genome shotgun sequence, one DNA window encodes the following:
- the Ppt1 gene encoding palmitoyl-protein thioesterase 1 isoform X2, whose translation MIVLKKNILLLFLVLYLCKINGIESSSPPIVLWHGMGDSCCFSFSLGALKKLIEATLPNVYVYSIRIGNNVVEDVEHGYFGNINEQISEVCERLSKDEHLKNGYNAIGFSQGAQFLRAVIQRCPNPPILNFISLGGQHQGVFGFPNCELLGTTLCNRVTHVIKYAAYSNFVQRKLIQATYWHDPYQEQEYKSKSIFMADINNEIQINETYKDNLQKLNAMVLVKFANDTIVRPRETEWFGFYKSGQEMEIQNLEESDLYREDRLGLKTLHASGKIHFLSVPGNHLQFDESWFINDIIKTYLM comes from the exons ATGATTGTgttaaaaaagaatattttactATTATTCCTAGTTTTATATCTTTGCAAAATTAATGGCATTGAAAGCAGTTCTCCTCCGATTGTTCTCTGGCATGGAATGG GAGATAGTTGCTGCTTCTCATTCAGTTTAGGAGCACTCAAAAAACTAATAGAAGCAACACTTCCGAATGTCTATGTGTATTCTATACGTATAGGAAATAATGTAGTAGAG GATGTTGAACATGGTTACTTTGGTAACATTAATGAACAAATATCAGAAGTTTGTGAAAGATTATCAAAGGATGAACACTTAAAGAATGGCTACAATGCTATTGGGTTCTCTCAGGGTGCTCAATTTCT AAGAGCAGTGATTCAGAGATGCCCTAATCCTCCAATCTTGAATTTTATTTCTTTGGGTGGTCAGCATCAAGGAGTTTTTGGATTTCCAAATTGTGAACTCTTAGGAACCACACTTTGCAATCGTGTAACTCATGTAATTAAGTATGCTGCATATTCAAA TTTTGTTCAGCGAAAGCTTATTCAAGCTACATACTGGCATGATCCATACCAAGAACAAGAATACAAGAGCAAGAGTATATTTATGGCTgacattaataatgaaattcagATTAATGAG ACATATAAAGACAATCTCCAGAAGCTAAATGCAATGGTGCTAGTAAAATTTGCGAATGATACGATTGTTCGGCCACGAGAAACAGAATGGTTTGGATTCTATAAATCTGGACAGGAAATGGAAATTCAGAATCTCGAAGAAAGTGACTTATACCGCGAG GATCGCCTCGGATTAAAAACGCTTCACGCATCAGGAAAAATTCATTTTCTCTCTGTACCAGGAAATCATTTGCAATTCGATGAAAGCTGGTTCATCAACGACATAATTAAAACCTACTTAATGTGA
- the Ppt1 gene encoding palmitoyl-protein thioesterase 1 isoform X1 encodes MNITMIVLKKNILLLFLVLYLCKINGIESSSPPIVLWHGMGDSCCFSFSLGALKKLIEATLPNVYVYSIRIGNNVVEDVEHGYFGNINEQISEVCERLSKDEHLKNGYNAIGFSQGAQFLRAVIQRCPNPPILNFISLGGQHQGVFGFPNCELLGTTLCNRVTHVIKYAAYSNFVQRKLIQATYWHDPYQEQEYKSKSIFMADINNEIQINETYKDNLQKLNAMVLVKFANDTIVRPRETEWFGFYKSGQEMEIQNLEESDLYREDRLGLKTLHASGKIHFLSVPGNHLQFDESWFINDIIKTYLM; translated from the exons ATGAACAT AACCATGATTGTgttaaaaaagaatattttactATTATTCCTAGTTTTATATCTTTGCAAAATTAATGGCATTGAAAGCAGTTCTCCTCCGATTGTTCTCTGGCATGGAATGG GAGATAGTTGCTGCTTCTCATTCAGTTTAGGAGCACTCAAAAAACTAATAGAAGCAACACTTCCGAATGTCTATGTGTATTCTATACGTATAGGAAATAATGTAGTAGAG GATGTTGAACATGGTTACTTTGGTAACATTAATGAACAAATATCAGAAGTTTGTGAAAGATTATCAAAGGATGAACACTTAAAGAATGGCTACAATGCTATTGGGTTCTCTCAGGGTGCTCAATTTCT AAGAGCAGTGATTCAGAGATGCCCTAATCCTCCAATCTTGAATTTTATTTCTTTGGGTGGTCAGCATCAAGGAGTTTTTGGATTTCCAAATTGTGAACTCTTAGGAACCACACTTTGCAATCGTGTAACTCATGTAATTAAGTATGCTGCATATTCAAA TTTTGTTCAGCGAAAGCTTATTCAAGCTACATACTGGCATGATCCATACCAAGAACAAGAATACAAGAGCAAGAGTATATTTATGGCTgacattaataatgaaattcagATTAATGAG ACATATAAAGACAATCTCCAGAAGCTAAATGCAATGGTGCTAGTAAAATTTGCGAATGATACGATTGTTCGGCCACGAGAAACAGAATGGTTTGGATTCTATAAATCTGGACAGGAAATGGAAATTCAGAATCTCGAAGAAAGTGACTTATACCGCGAG GATCGCCTCGGATTAAAAACGCTTCACGCATCAGGAAAAATTCATTTTCTCTCTGTACCAGGAAATCATTTGCAATTCGATGAAAGCTGGTTCATCAACGACATAATTAAAACCTACTTAATGTGA